In Drosophila innubila isolate TH190305 chromosome 2R unlocalized genomic scaffold, UK_Dinn_1.0 1_C_2R, whole genome shotgun sequence, the following are encoded in one genomic region:
- the LOC117785290 gene encoding uncharacterized protein LOC117785290, with protein MDLDSVYPDLNALTRSLAKLVYEDLLNDERLSNIKPQFEQSLNVFYLTADKETIKQVAFIPLPHSKDIDFGLIKLLQQKLESSRICVAIVDNTGNILYYQIDEGFNSDT; from the exons ATG GATTTGGACTCAGTTTACCCAGATTTAAATGCATTGACACGCAGCTTGGCCAAATTAGTTTACGAGGATCTATTAaatg ATGAACGCCTAAGCAACATTAAACCGCAGTTTGAACAAAGTCTTaacgtattttatttaaccgCGGATAAGGAGACGATTAAACAGGTTGCTTTTATACCCCTACCACACTCGAAGGACATCGATTTTGGTCTAATAAAACTGCTGCAACAGAAACTGGAGAGTAGTAGGATCTGTGTAGCCATTGTTGACAACACAGGCAATATATTGTATTACCAAATCGATGAAGGCTTCAATTCAGAtacataa